The genomic stretch gccaatcaaatgcagcagtaaatgcaattgattggtccaattacACACTGCATAAAAGCCAGAAATATTTGCACATCACTGACTATCTCGCTGAGAGTAGTGGTAATTCTATATTTGGGCATGTCACACCTGTCATTTTGAAGACATGAACTACACAGTTGGCTCGGTTGGagaaagacaaaaaacaaaatcatcCTGCACCTGCACAAATCGCATCACAGATCAGTttacttttaaagggaaaaaaatacaaaaacatccTTCTTGACTCCACGTGGGAATCAGACAAATGACAGGAACCAACAGTCTACAATTTTCTATTGGAAAGTAGTTAGTTCTCTGTATCAGTgtttttaagggctggttcagacggacgtctgcgtagcgtcgcgtctgggggcgttgcggcggctgagcggtcaggctttcagtagccttcggtcgcgtcgtgatgctgttgcggtttttttttcccgtaggggaacattagccgtcgcggttggccgctccctggaagctacatgttgcttccaggggcagcccgaacgctcgcgaaaatcgggacccgaacgccgcgttcgggtaaaagcgcgcaaaagcttggtgtaaacgatctcattcacttgaatgggagcgtttaccgcgacggtccgaacgcttgcggtaaacgctccgcaagcgtccgtctgaaccagccctaacagtaGTATATACCCCTTTATTAATGACTGCATTGGCCAATAACACTATATTGTAGTGACATCATCTCAAGTACAACATgacacatatatatactgtatatatacacacatgcacacacacacacacattctgtaGTTGTTGCACATACTCCGTAATTGTGTATAATGCTTTTCAAACATTCATTGATGCTGTTAATTAACTTCGCCTATTCAGATTTGTTTATACATTATGTATCATTTTGTATTATTAGAATCATATTAACTATGATAATTTTGAGTAGCCTGAACCCATCCGAAGTACTATAGAGCTGAGAACACAGGCTCTATCCATTTCTGTAACAATGATAGCACTAAACATTACACCTGTCACAGCACAAATTCAGGTTCTCAATACTCCTTTCTGGAaagtgataagactgatttttttttataataatagagagagagagagagagagagagggagggaggggagagagagagagagagagagagagagagagagagagagagagagagagagagagagagagagagagagagagagagagagagagagagagagagagagagagagagagagagagagagagagagagagagagagagagagagagtgtgtgtgtgtgtgtgtgtgtgtgtgtgtgtgtgtgtgtgtgtgtgtgtgtgtgtgtgtgtgtgtgtgtgtgtgtgtgtgtgtgtgtgtgtgtgtgtgtgtgtgtgtgtgtgtgtgtgtgtgtgtgtgtgtgtgtgtgtgtgtgtgtgtgtgtgtgtgtgtgtgttacacatAAAAGTGTAATTGTCTATATTCCTTTTATATCTCTATCATCTAAAGCTGTGTACAGATGTCAAATAAATCtatttgaaaaatgaaagattaAAGATCTCAAAAGATAGAGATGAAAGATATTTGTCTCTTGATCTTTCAAATCTACCTTGGCggatcagatctgcagatgactatttattatgcctgatacacacgatgcaatttttatCAGCTTTACagccaaatcgattatttcccaataggtcctatctgatttccgatcttttttctgatcacttctatacaaaatggaTCAGAATAACCATCGGGAATCAAAAATGATTTGACCATCGAACGAACGAACGAAaaactgcatcatgtgtaccaggcataaaacaatgagatctgcagatatttaactattttgtgcacagcgcatgcatgaaaaagGACGGAAATGGACTACAAAAGCATTTATCTAGTCTTTTGCAGGTGTACAGCATCTTAAGAACAATCATTATTTCAAACTTTCGTGACAAACTTGTGCATCCGATTCCCCATCTGCCAAAGATTTTTGTCTGATGTCTGTACTTAGCTTAAGTTTCCTAATGTCAGAAATTGTCTGTGTATGATTACCTTTCAGAATTAAATATATACTTAATAATATGGGGACCCAAATAGTTGATACCAGCCCTTGACACGAGTTTTCCACAATCCACACTACTGCTAATCCAAATGCTTACTTATCCACAGCTGAAACAGTCAGTACAAAAAGTTCAATAGATGCAGGAGTTGCGCTTTGATAAACGGTGCCAGATGTTGTAACTCTTACAAATATGCTCCTACTTGGGATAAAGTATTTGCTGTCTAGTTTTCAGGAGCTGTCTGAAGTTTACTACAGAGCATCCTCAGAGTGTCAGCATGCTCTTTCTAGTGACTAGGGGGGAGTAGCGAAGCATACAGACGGAGCCAGGGCAGGGCAAGTCTGACGACCAAGCAGGGCATGATGATCACAGCATGAAATCTGTTCATCCCCACTAAAGCGATTACAATACTGATTCTTTCTCAAGGGAGATAAAGCTGGGTATTATGGATTGGATTACACCGCGCAAACTTCACAACGTTCCTGTGTAATAAAAAGTGATCAGAGCAAGACACCAAAGCGTGCACAGAATGACCCACAGGAGGCACAGAGATCACTTACCTGTAGGTCTTTTGCTGCTGCTCCTTGGAGAGGCGGCTGATCTCTCTCTGGAGGACAGTCTGCGATTGGCATGTTCAGCAGACTGAGCGACACCCACGTTATACCGCCTGCTAACGACTCGTCCACTTTCTctactgctgctgatgctgctgtccccaGCGACCTGCTCGATGAGATCTAGAAGAGTTCGCCTCTCGCTGGCTGGCACCTCACTGATGCCCCGGACGGAAGATGTGACCAGTAAGAAGGAGATGGCCAGTACTGCCTGCCATTTCCTCGCCCTCTGCATCTCTCTCTTTGTGATCCTGAGGAAGAAAAAGGGAGGAAGACAACTGAGACACATGCTAGCTCCTGCCCCGCATCTTCTCCGGGCTGCTCATGGTCACCTGGGTCAACGCAGGACCCCCTCTAGGTCCTCCCGGGAGAACTTCCCACAAACAAGCAACCACTGGTGTATTCTCAACACTACCCACAAAAAAGAGGAGGACAAAATAGCGACAGTGAGGTTGGAAGATTAGCGAATTGCAAACTTCAGGAGAAAGGGTATTCATTCATCAATTAGTTATCCGCTCTCATCGCTTCCTCCAACTGTTATAATCCATCCAACTAACAGACACTCCTCAGCAACTAATAGCAGCATGGCAATGCCTATCCTCCCTAATTGACTGGCCAGACTCTCTCCTCCCTCAGGGCTGCCTCTCATTCCAGATCTTCCACATCCCTTCAAGGCACATTTATAGCCACGGATTAGAAAAGGTATTAACAAGGCAGCAGGGATAATACGATCCTGGCTTTGTTTGGGATTGACTGAGCTTTCTTCTCTATATCACGATCGCTGAAGACAAATGGAAAGCAATCTGCAGTCAGGAGCTGCTTAGCTGTGTCTGGGCTGCACTTGCTTAGAGTTCCGTGCTAAGGATGATCAGCCCCTCATGGTAAAGCCATAACAGCTCTACCCTGCATAGATTAGTCTAAACTCCAAATTAATTCCATACTTCTGCCACTGCACTATCAACGCTTCCCTAGGCTTCAACACGTTCTGTGAGTTCTACTAGAACAAAGCTGCAAAGTACCCCCAAAAAGTAAACTTGCCTTGAGAATTTATAAGACAGAAAACTTGCAAAATCTGGGATGCTTTGTAAAGAAAGACTGCAATGCTAATAAAAACACGTGTGCCATGTCAGATATCATTTGCAACTCAGAAAACTGAACCCAATGTAATAAAAGCAATCCAGTCTCGTTTCATCTACAATAGCTATCTGTTTGGTAAAAGCTGCAGAGTACTAAATCTCTACATAGATCAAGAAGTTTGTAGATAGTAGATAGAAACCTGGTCTAAAGGATGCTGTGCAGATGTTGCAGTAACTTACCCCTTTTGAGCTGGACTTGCTCCCAGTACTGATGTCAGCTGTGCAGGCTGTTGCCAAGAGCACACAGGTTAAAATAGCGACTATCTTTTGATGTCCATACACCTGTGTCATATATATACTTTCTCTAGGTGGCTGCTCAGGCTAATAGTATTGACTTTATGTGGGTGGTGGGTAATGAAGAGCCTTTGATAATTCATTCTTTGAGTCACCCTggctttttcctggcatagtattacCATCCCCCCTTCCCAATGGATAACAATTGAGAGCCATTTATTAGGCTGACTCAGATATATTTGTGAATTAGATTCTCCCTCCAGATCAGGAAACGCCTGTTAATAAAACTGCCATCTTCAGACACAATTTAAGACTTGTGGGGATTCTGTGAACGTCACAACAAAAAGTAAGGAAATCTATTCTTCCTCTGAGACTGCGAGGAgaacacacagacaggcagctgTGAGAGTGCGCTGCATTCCGCAGGACTAATAGATGGACAGATAATTAGCAGAGGTGCAAAGAGATCAATAGATAATAAAGAGAGGAACAGctagatagattaggtaggtaggtagatgtgatgatgataatgatggtAGATAGATAAAGAGGCAGATATATATTTTTGAGATATATGGACAGAGAAAGGGAGAGAAGAAagacaaacacacagacagatgtattaatagatagatagatagatagatagatagatagatagatagatagatagatagatagctagataaATAGTCTAATGCTTGGGGGTATACTTTCTGAATCAGCGTGCATGCTCAAGACTGGAGGGCTCGCTCTTCACCTGCTGACCCTGCCTGGCATGCCACTAGCtgaccctctacctgtccctgcctggcgcacCACTAGCTGCCCTTAATCGGACTTAGGCGAGCAAGCATACCAGCTGATGCAGAAAGCAGACCTACCACCAAGAGCAAcaagctgggtaatggaagaggctacacaggttgccacaggagtaatgaacaagggagcaagattggccAGAGCAACTGCAGATCTGGGCTTCCGATCCCCACAAATAACACACAATGGTTGCGCAGTTCGATGCCGCACTGCCTATGatctgagtaacaagacaaacaaTGGACAGACAGACTGACTGACTGTTGCCCAGGGCAGCTGCCGCCTGAGCCTCTGGCtaagtaacaagacagacaacagaaagacagacagaatgcttgcaagactaatcgctgccccagcaagcatccacactggcacaaacaagacaaacaggaaggagcgtaactaatagcaactgcagcctatagttacgtcccCAGAAACAagactagcaggaatactaccagtcaccaacgtggtgatggcagaatccaagctatcagaatagtggacttcactgacccccgtgGGTGCAGCAAACGTCAAGCAGGCAtaaaaatacagagcaaggcattatacaattttacaataacaactttcacagcatggatCCAACGACAACTATAGTAGCTGTACGCTATGTCGAGCGGAGTCTGAATTGGGAGTcagacttttatgtggacatctgccaatggatgcaggcatccAAATTCCCATACAGCTGAATGGTAtttactcaatcctgagctacCGTAGCTTGATTACAAGCTTCTAGCTGACTGGGAAaaaggactctcataacaaatacatgcaatattatgcaacaatatTAGGAAATTGAACTGCAGTAAGCAATAGGAGgaatcatgacagcatcctgagctgctctgaactgcagagtgattgcaaatgacacgggctgtccctctcctttggaactctctccctcagccggttcgtcatgcctcaagtctggaaaccttcaaacgtactctgaaaacacacctgttcagacaagcctataatttgctataggcagcactgaaggcacactggctcacccactaaaccttgtgtttccttcccttctgtttcctccccactaccctctagattgtaagcccgcaagggcagggtcctcctcctagtgtttctcatactgctgttattttaacatatgtacatgtaccaaccacatatcaactatgtatgtatctgtatttactatattcaatgtcatgacggtacagtgtcttgtatttcttatgtatatttgttccccattatttgtttgtactatgtacagcgctacggaagatgttggcgctatataaataaaaaataataataataataataatgagacatattgcgaatgcgcaaccgaatgcaagcatataagtcagaactgcccggcTGCcgttccactgcaaccgacagaacatgctacagtagAGATCCTGACAGAtagatttgttttttatttgatcagaataatgctgggaatacacgatgaatttttttgaaaaatagttggcTCGATAgataggtctgatctgatttcaatcatttttctgatcggttttctgatcacttctatacaaatcgatcagaaaatcatcaaaaatctgatcaaacctgtcagaaattatctatcaagctgGGGAAAAAACTTATAGGGCCTGATGGGCTTctgcagaaaatttttcaggggggggcaaaaaggggggaggaagagcCGAAAATTTGGGGTGGCGCTGTGTGGCGCAACAAAAAATGGGGCTATGtcatgccgaaaaatgggtgtggtcattaaccaaaatgtgggtgttgtCGCggatggagacaagtttacatgaacttagcaatggtgggacattagattaggacagtggtggcgaaccttttgaaggtcgagtgcccaaactgcaacccaaaagtcgctTTACTATCGCAAagagccaacagcaatttaaactaaatacaaacgttttaactcatacatgaacattatggaaaatccaagttgaaaataaacaatttcatccatccgactcctgaaaaatgtgttcatttttttagaacctcccagtttcattttcggttttaaaaagctgaaaaagtaggtttaatgctattgtctcatatgatgatgattcatctTTTTCcacagtctcgcagttagcaatcatgtgacccccaacaatacaaattcagcaatcatgaggcccccccatcaagacaaattcagcaatcgtgaggcccccaacatgaccaactcagcaatcatgaggcccccaacaagacaaatttagcaatcttgaggcccccaacaaatcatgaggcccccaacaagcagggccggatttgtaccttttaccgcccaaggcccactatgaccagctgccccccccccaccccaccccaccaacATCTCAACAACCCCAAACTTACACACACTTTTTTCCCCAAGGAAAAAGTCTTAAAGTAAACTACacaaaataattaataaaatgaTCCTCCTGTCCACTGTTCCTTCattgggaccctctgaacatattcagacCCCTCACTGCAGCCTGGGATCCTCTTCTACCTTGTGGCTGCACTCCCGTCGGTGTACAACTGTACTGGGTCTGTGAGAGTATGATCAGCACATGCCCACTAGCTCAAACACTTTTGTGCATGActgtttcctctgtgcacaagtaATTTTGAAATAATGTGAATGTGAGGACCATACTCGTGCATGTCCATTACAGTTGCACTTGTACATGGGAGTGCAGCCATGAGAAAAACTAGACCCTGGCAGCCCTGTGGGACTGAATATGTCCAtgaccccacagtataggtagccagattatgccaatccctttagtataggtgggACAagtgctccctcccccccccccccagtatgggtagtgagATGCTGTCCTCCTTTACTGCCctttagtgtaggtagccaaatgctattcccctccccccccttagtatacGCAGCCTAATGTGGTCCCTGGTCACTAAGCCCCTTAAGTATAAATAGTAAGATGCTGTCCCCCCATGATtgccccccccctttagtataggtagccagatgaggtcccatgtgcccccccccccccattaagtatagatagtcagacagtgctccccttagtataggtagctagatgctgTGCACCCTCACTAGGTAGACAGACGTTgtgtcccccctttagtataggtaatcagatgctgccccctcccccctttagtataggtagtcagatgctgtcccctccccctcctttagtataggtagtcagatgctgccccctcctttagtataggtagtcagatgctgccccctcccccctttagtataggtagtcagatgctcccccctcctttagtataggtagtcagatgctgcCCCCGCCCcctcctttagtataggtagctaaatgcTGCCCTACCACCCCAATATAGTCAGCCAGATGCTGTACCcctcctttagtataggtagttagatgctgtcCCACCTACCCCTCCCCTTTACTATTGGTAGCATAACTTTGTGTTctatccctctccccccccccccctacttagtataggcagccagatactGTGCTACTGTGCCCCCTCCTCCACACAGAGTTTAGTATAAGTGGttagatcctgcccccccccgcaCCCTGTCCTGCCatcgaactccccccccccccaaagtagaAGCCGGTGCGGATGTCCTCGTCCTCATCCCCGTTGCCCTCCCCTCCTAGCGGCTACAGGAACAGAACTGTCACTCACCTCACTCCGGACTTCCAGCGCCGAAGCTTCCTCTGCCAGCCGCCACTGCGCACCTCTATCTCCTGCTAGCGTCCctcacatgtgactcgctggCACATTACCAGCGAGTCACATGGAGGGGATCGACTGCAGGAGATAGAGGTGCGCAGCGGCGGCTGGCAGAGGAAGCTTCGGCGCTGGAAGTCCGGAGTGAGGTAAGTGACTCTGTTCCCGCAGCTgctcagaggggaggggagggggggcggccgcTAACAGGCTCACTGGCTCACTTCAGAAATGATCTGCCAAGTGATGCCAAGCCAGTGAAGGGGCGATCGCAACTGCGGCCTTGCGGAGCAATTTCTGGTGACAGGTGCATTCAACCTGCTGTCACCACCCGCCCCTCTAACTATGCtaaattctggcgccctaggaacgtgccttgggggcctttccccaaatccggccctgccaacaaggcaaattcagcaatcatgaggcccccagcaagacaaattcagcaatcatgaggcccccaacaagacaaattcagcaatcatgaggcccccaacaagacagattcagcgatcttgaggccccctagttagctttagggctcatttccattacACGCGGTGCAATGCAGCTACTTAGCTGCATTGCACCGCGACTGTACTGTAaccaatgcatggcaatggaacagtttccattgcgtgctggttatgcagagcagtgtggagcAATGATGCAGACTCTTGCACTGTCCTATAGTGAAAATGTTAGgctataactatggtagagattagattgagctcatctgtggacagtcagtggcatgactatgtgatCTGTTTAGTGCTgctgaaaatgtcagtgctatataaatacataatattaatattgtAAGGACACATGACTATGATAAGATTAGACTGTGTGCGTCTCTGAGGACAgaatgtgacatgactatgtgatctGTAAATTTTGGATGAAAATCGATCTAATGATCGATTGGGCCAGCGCGTTGGGGCATTTATTtgtagcagatttgatcaaatgatcaaattggttgaaaatcgacAAGAAAAATCAAGAAGCCTGTGGCCACTTTAATGCTCCCCTTTTCTCAGTGTAGAATTGCAGCCCATATTCTatttcaggggtagggaacctatggctcgggagccatgtGGCCTTTTTAAAGGCTACATCTggttcacagacaaatcagtagggattgattcactaagctacactgctcaagcagcgcagcttattgtggcagcgcaagtaaacttttcaaagtagtgcacgctactgctgtagcatgcactactatcttactcgcgctaccccaaaacgaatggctgctccaattgtccaactctggaccctgtcaggttcagtgactttgaaggacaagatccccacactttgattggcccactttgattgtcacttgacaggcagcctattgggcagaagtacggggatctcgtcctacaaagtgatcaGCCCCCAACTGTAGCAATcgttgtaacacagagaggatctgattaccggtgaactgcagtctcaccaggaatacagaatatacccgattattggtgatctgcagtatcaccgataatcagatatatctactaacctctggacaccagatagaacaagtgagtgttagatgcaacagtatactttgagtacttctcagaagtaagttccttcctatggcctagactctcctggggggaggagctaggctgagagtaggaagggaagagcgtgagtgacacccgagaagGGAGGGTGTCaccaacaggtctgggaactgcctctaaccgtaaggccagttctcgaggtcggcaagccaggtcgttaacacacagacagataaggtacagattcaggaggcagatacggaatccaataaacagacagggttcggcaacggagtatcagaattagCAAataacagaatcaggaggcaaatacagagtccaggaacgagcagagtttggcaacaggatatcagaaatagcaaggtacaggatcagcgttcagaggaatagtcaggcaggcagaaggtcataacaaataatacaatatatattcCTAATGCTATGGTGTGagcgccttgatgtcaacacctttggaaactatgctagaacacagatacagacaacgtctgagtgctaccacgtagagatcgcaacggcagacaaccagagaatgaccagcacccagtatatatagcaaagcgctctccagcgcctcccctaagtgctggaccaatggcaagtggtgaaaatgtcagctgacccgcctggtcagctgacccttttctggctgtcatataagctctgccttatatggatggtggctggatggtgtaatggttaagggctctgcctctgacgcaggagaccagggttcgaatctcggctctgcctgttcagtaagccagcacctattcagtaggagacctttggcaagtctccctaacactgctactgcctatagagcgcgccctagtggctgcagctctggcgctttgagtccgccaggagaaaagcgcgatataaatgttatttgtcttgtctttgtcttgcctctcagcgcgcgcgcgcgtccttctgcacctgtgtggactagcagtcccagccacaccagacatgtcttgcaatgtaaccactgattcaggcgcggggacCGCCGCTCCGCTCTCTAAGCAAGCGGCAGTTTCCCCGCGTCCAGCCGCAATGTCAGCAGCTTTGCCATGCGTGCAATCTGCTGCATCcaatgcggactccaccgctctgcccatgtggcatgcggcagtttcttcgcgttgtgccgccatgttagacgtggaaacagccgcctcactctgagcccttgcggcggcttttccgcgtttcctcacactaactcagatagctaattgtacaagctgttagtctgtatttctcctgtctggctctcagggaaattgctgatgttgctgaaacccaagagaagctgaagacgtgtctgccacttccgctgcccggtggatcaactgtatacacaccaccatggcaacaggaacatgagccctactgtcccactttgaaacatattgtatggctctgacggaattacattttaaaatatgtggcatttataacCCTCTCAGCCAACaagggttcctgacccctgttctaTTTCATTCAGCCCAATTTTTTGTAGTTCTTTAAAATCCTCCTTAAATATCTGTGTCATGATTCACTTTTTATTAGTCTTCCCCCTATTCTGACGCATAGCAGAACTCTCCTACATGCTCGGTGGTtatacaatttaaccacttcgctaCTGAGGTTGTTTTCATAGTTCAGcgcagctctgattactttggcaataactttatcactacttatcacatctaaatgatctctctattttttttttttcaggacaaattgggctttttgtgagtgaggtttttttttttagtaatcacCTTATCACCTTCTGGTAGGAAGGAGTAAAGAGTCTTCCCTCTCTTGGAGTGTTTTTTTGAGAGCAACTTTGATCATTacgaagaaaaaaatcattaaaccTCTCGCTGTGCCAACCTCCATCACCTAAACCTACTGAGTATATTTTATTGCACTTCCACCTACACACACTGAAACAATAGACACTACAACTTTTCAAAGCAAGCCCCCACGCACTATCACATATAAGAAATGAATGGTCACTTAGCTGCTAGCACTGAAGAACCAGGGCTTTTACTGGAAAATCCAGAAGAGGGGAAGTGTTGTAAACATATTGTCACTCCAGCCTGCAGGACACACAACTATACTTTTTCCACCTTGATGACATCTCAGCATCCATCCTTTCAAGCACCACTTTCAGTATATCATCCTTCAGTCGAATCGTGATACGTTCACCAATAATTGCAGCATTTCATTGTAAGTCCCCCTTTGACAGTGTGATTTAGGCTATCTATTCTGTAGAACATAATGAAGCCTGTTGATACCATGTTATAAGCCTTGTGACAAAGATTAAGCCCCCCAGGTCTTTGATGGCTTACTGAGATATGAATATATCTCTAAATAAACCCATTGGTGACTAATGCTATCTTTCTGTAATGACATCAACTATTGATTGAttatgttttagtttttttttacatcatgtTATTTAACAGAATTACTTCATTTTATTATATGTGTTATGGGTAGAGCAGATATAGTTAGAATTCTTGTTTAGATTTTAATCCCTGATTGTgtttccactgaacacaacaggcttgattcacaaaagagtgataactcagttatcacgcctaaaagcattgcacgtgcaaactagggtgctaagtaattAGCACGTTCAAACtaattagcaccctagtttgcacgtgcaaactacttaacaccctagttagcacgtgcaaactacttagcaccctagtttgcatgtg from Hyperolius riggenbachi isolate aHypRig1 chromosome 5, aHypRig1.pri, whole genome shotgun sequence encodes the following:
- the ALKAL1 gene encoding ALK and LTK ligand 1 isoform X3 — its product is MCLSCLPPFFFLRITKREMQRARKWQAVLAISFLLVTSSVRGISEVPASERRTLLDLIEQVAGDSSISSSRESGRVVSRRYNVGVAQSAEHANRRLSSRERSAASPRSSSKRPTEIFSRDSTLKEKFLNHFTAHSPYLTGKPAEHTRLLIPWEHLDMTSSDGAAGRVIVSAECTKQFLRLYHNTKDCLKPTYVRRCARLLTRLAQSPLCAQQ
- the ALKAL1 gene encoding ALK and LTK ligand 1 isoform X4 gives rise to the protein MCLSCLPPFFFLRITKREMQRARKWQAVLAISFLLVTSSVRGISEVPASERRTLLDLIEQVAGDSSISSSRESGRVVSRRYNVGVAQSAEHANRRLSSRERSAASPRSSSKRPTEIFSRDSTLKEKFLNHFTAGRVIVSAECTKQFLRLYHNTKDCLKPTYVRRCARLLTRLAQSPLCAQQ